The genome window AAGACGATGGAGTTTGTTTTCTTGTCCGCAACTAGTGCAGTGACGTTGCACGCTCCCACGCAGCTTAGGCACAGCGTGCAGGTGTCACGGTTTATCTCGACGCGGCCGTATCTGATGAGCTCGGTGGTGCTAACAGATCCTAAATTTTGCCCGTCTACAAGCCACTCTAGGCGCTTGGCGAAAATTTCGCGTTTAGGCAGCGCGTACTCGGTGACGGAGTGCTGCGAGCCCTCGATAAATTTAGCCTGAGATAGGGCGCTTTTTAGCTTGTCTTCGTTCCCTGCTACCAGGACGGCTTTTTCGTTAAATTTAAGCTCGTAAATTTGATTTAAAATATCCACCGCGTCTTTGGTGCCTTTGCCGATATTTTGCTCGTATATCACGACCTGCGCGCCGCTTTCTTGAAGTAGCGTGAGCAGATGCGTCTCGCTCAAAAATCTCTCGCCGCTCACGGCAAAAGGCAGCACGTTTGCGGGTAAATTTAGGCTTAAGTTTTCTAAATTCGCCTTTGCAGGCACGACTAGAGCGATCTTGCCGCGGTAGAGTTTGGCTATCTGGGCAAACGAGTTTCGCGGCATATCGGAGTAATCAAGCGCGCCGCTAGGGCATACGCTCACGCAACCGCCGCAGTTTACGCAGTCGATGTGCGAGAAAACTAGGTGCTTGGTCTCGTCCTCTTTTAGGATCGCTACCGTAGGGCAGGCCTCGACGCACCTGCCGCAGATCTCGTGTCTGCGCTCGTGGTACTGGCAGATCGTGGAGTCGTAGTGGACATGGCTTTTAAATTTAAATTTCGGGCTTTGCGCGTCTAGCTGCGCGGCGATCTCGTCGTCGCTTTTGCCCGCGATCTCGTAGCAGCCGCTTTGTTTTAGCATGTATTCGCGCGCGTTTTCTACGAGGAAAAAGTCGCAGTCCACCTCAAACTCGCCGTCGGGACGTAAAACTAGCACGCTTAGCTCGCCTGCGGCTCCGTAGATAAATTTGATCTCAAAATGCGTGAGCTCGATGGTTTTAAAGCCTTTAACCTTTAGCAAATTCGCCAAATTTTCGCGGCCGCCGTTGCTAACGATAACGACGTTTTTACCGACCGGTTTTTCGTAGTCGATGTCGCGCGCTAGGTCAAAGGCGCTAGCTCTTGCCTCATAAAGCAAAAGCGTGTTTTTGGCTTTATCCAGCACCGAGTCGGCGGTGTTTTTTAGATAAAAATTTATCTCCGGCGCTACGACGCTTGCCTTTAGTTTGGGCGAATTTGAGACGAGATAGTCGCCTTCGCCGTTTATCTCGATCTGCTCGTTTAGCATCAAATTCTCGTCAAAATCGTTGTAAAAACCGAATTCTTTCATGATTTTCTCCCTGCGCTACGCGTTATCAAAATTGAGCGCATTTTAATACTAAAGGCATTAATAGGCTCTGAAATTTTACATTTATTTTTTTTAATAAGATTAGATTTATCCAAATTTATGCTAAAATCGCGCTCGGTAACACAAATTTACTAGGAGCGAATTTGAACGAACTACGAAAACTCCCGCAGATAGATAAATTTATAAAAAACGAGCGATTTTTCGGGCTTGATACGAGCTTGCTGACCAAGGTCGCTAGGGCCGAGCTAGAGAGCCTGCGCGCGCAAATTTTAGGCGGACAAAACTGTCCGGGGCTTGACGCCATCGTCCAAAACACGCTCGCAAGATACGAAAAAGCGTCAAATTTAAGCCTGCGTAGCCTGATAAACGCAACCGGTGTCATCATCCACACCAATCTCGGCCGAAGCGCGATCGATCCCGAAATTTTACGCCGAGCCCAGCCCGTGATCACAGGGTATTCAAATTTAGAATACAGCGTCGAAAAGGGCGGCCGCTCAAACCGCTACGACTACGTGGGCGGACTGCTCGCGGAGCTTTTCGGTTTTGAGGACGCCATCGTCGTAAATAACAACGCAAGTGCGGTATTTTTGGTGCTAAACACCTTCTCAAAAGGCGGCGAATCTATCATCAGCAGAGGCGAGCTAGTCGAGATCGGCGGGAGCTTTCGCGTGCCAGAAGTCATGGCAAACTCGGGCGCGATCCTACGCGAAGTGGGCACGACCAATAAAACCAATCTGCGCGACTACGAGGATGCGATAAACGAAAACTCGAAGCTGATTTTAAAGGTGCACCGCTCAAATTTCGACATCGTGGGTTTTAGCGAGGAAGTAGCGATGCCGGATCTTAGC of Campylobacter showae contains these proteins:
- a CDS encoding 4Fe-4S binding protein: MKEFGFYNDFDENLMLNEQIEINGEGDYLVSNSPKLKASVVAPEINFYLKNTADSVLDKAKNTLLLYEARASAFDLARDIDYEKPVGKNVVIVSNGGRENLANLLKVKGFKTIELTHFEIKFIYGAAGELSVLVLRPDGEFEVDCDFFLVENAREYMLKQSGCYEIAGKSDDEIAAQLDAQSPKFKFKSHVHYDSTICQYHERRHEICGRCVEACPTVAILKEDETKHLVFSHIDCVNCGGCVSVCPSGALDYSDMPRNSFAQIAKLYRGKIALVVPAKANLENLSLNLPANVLPFAVSGERFLSETHLLTLLQESGAQVVIYEQNIGKGTKDAVDILNQIYELKFNEKAVLVAGNEDKLKSALSQAKFIEGSQHSVTEYALPKREIFAKRLEWLVDGQNLGSVSTTELIRYGRVEINRDTCTLCLSCVGACNVTALVADKKTNSIVFNPSVCTACGYCELSCAEKDTIFLRPGKIDLEPGFFAFSELARDELFACIECGKEFATKKAVEKIASIMAPKFNGDKAKLKTLYCCSDCKAKVMIKAQMDQMKEEVLNG
- the selA gene encoding L-seryl-tRNA(Sec) selenium transferase produces the protein MNELRKLPQIDKFIKNERFFGLDTSLLTKVARAELESLRAQILGGQNCPGLDAIVQNTLARYEKASNLSLRSLINATGVIIHTNLGRSAIDPEILRRAQPVITGYSNLEYSVEKGGRSNRYDYVGGLLAELFGFEDAIVVNNNASAVFLVLNTFSKGGESIISRGELVEIGGSFRVPEVMANSGAILREVGTTNKTNLRDYEDAINENSKLILKVHRSNFDIVGFSEEVAMPDLSALARERNLIDYFDLGGGFYGELPYGLGRNEPNLKNLKDASLVSFSGDKLFGSVQCGIILGKRELIAKLKKNQLLRMLRVDKVIISLLAESVKAYANREFELITTIKQLYKSVEELENTANFINSQLKTPLEVVHTTTYVGGGTMPNKRIPSVALAVKGNANENEAKFRKNLVIGRIEEGKFLLDLRSVLDADVQNLIEKINETDEK